One segment of Prionailurus bengalensis isolate Pbe53 chromosome E3, Fcat_Pben_1.1_paternal_pri, whole genome shotgun sequence DNA contains the following:
- the GPR146 gene encoding probable G-protein coupled receptor 146 isoform X1 → MEAKPAIMWSCGPLNGTGGAEDQPLCQHLHLVLSVFSLLYLVAGVPVGLGYNALLVLVNLHDQSSMTMPDVYFVNMAVAGLVLSALAPVHLLGPTASGWALWGFGSEAHVTLLVLFNVSSLVTMYSTALLSLDCYIERALPRTYMSSVYNTRHVCGFVWGGALLTSFSSLLFYVCSHVAARIVECSKMRDAQAADAIMVFIGYVVPALAVLYALALISRIRKADTPLDQDAGRPDPSVHRLLVATVCTQFGLWTPHYLTLLGHTLLALRGKPVDRHHLGILLFAKDVARFLAFSSSSVVPLLYRYINRNFPSKLRRLIKKMHCGRQSCSPDQAGVQQVMA, encoded by the coding sequence CCCGCCATCATGTGGAGCTGTGGCCCGCTCAACGGCACGGGCGGTGCAGAGGACCAGCCGCTGTGCCAGCACCTGCATCTGGTCCTGTCCGTCTTCTCCCTGCTCTACCTGGTGGCCGGCGTCCCCGTCGGCCTGGGCTATAACGCCCTGCTCGTCCTGGTCAACCTGCACGACCAGAGCAGCATGACCATGCCCGACGTCTACTTCGTCAACATGGCCGTGGCAGGCCTGGTGCTCAGCGCCCTGGCGCCCGTGCACCTGCTGGGCCCCACCGCCTCTGGGTGGGCCCTGTGGGGCTTCGGCAGCGAGGCCCACGTCACGCTGCTGGTGCTGTTCAACGTCTCCTCCCTGGTGACCATGTACTCCACGGCCCTGCTCAGCCTCGACTGCTACATCGAGCGGGCGCTGCCGCGCACCTACATGTCCAGCGTCTACAACACGCGACACGTGTGCGGCTTCGTCTGGGGCGGGGCCCTGCTCACCAGCTTCTCCTCCCTGCTCTTCTACGTCTGCAGCCACGTGGCCGCCAGGATCGTCGAGTGTTCCAAGATGCGGGACGCGCAGGCCGCGGACGCCATCATGGTGTTCATCGGCTACGTGGTCCCCGCCCTGGCCGTGCTCTACGCGCTCGCGCTCATCTCGAGGATCCGGAAGGCGGACACGCCGCTCGACCAGGACGCGGGGAGGCCGGACCCCTCGGTGCACAGGCTCCTGGTGGCCACCGTGTGCACGCAGTTCGGGCTCTGGACGCCTCACTACCTGACCCTCCTGGGGCACACGCTGCTGGCCTTGCGGGGGAAGCCCGTCGACAGGCACCACCTGGGGATCCTGCTCTTCGCTAAGGACGTGGCGAGATTCCTGGCCTTCTCCAGCAGCTCCGTGGTGCCGCTCCTTTACCGCTACATCAACAGAAACTTCCCCAGCAAACTCCGGCGGCTGATAAAGAAAATGCACTGCGGGCGCCAGAGCTGCTCCCCGGACCAAGCAGGGGTACAGCAGGTGATGGCGTAG
- the GPR146 gene encoding probable G-protein coupled receptor 146 isoform X2, which produces MPAIMWSCGPLNGTGGAEDQPLCQHLHLVLSVFSLLYLVAGVPVGLGYNALLVLVNLHDQSSMTMPDVYFVNMAVAGLVLSALAPVHLLGPTASGWALWGFGSEAHVTLLVLFNVSSLVTMYSTALLSLDCYIERALPRTYMSSVYNTRHVCGFVWGGALLTSFSSLLFYVCSHVAARIVECSKMRDAQAADAIMVFIGYVVPALAVLYALALISRIRKADTPLDQDAGRPDPSVHRLLVATVCTQFGLWTPHYLTLLGHTLLALRGKPVDRHHLGILLFAKDVARFLAFSSSSVVPLLYRYINRNFPSKLRRLIKKMHCGRQSCSPDQAGVQQVMA; this is translated from the coding sequence CCCGCCATCATGTGGAGCTGTGGCCCGCTCAACGGCACGGGCGGTGCAGAGGACCAGCCGCTGTGCCAGCACCTGCATCTGGTCCTGTCCGTCTTCTCCCTGCTCTACCTGGTGGCCGGCGTCCCCGTCGGCCTGGGCTATAACGCCCTGCTCGTCCTGGTCAACCTGCACGACCAGAGCAGCATGACCATGCCCGACGTCTACTTCGTCAACATGGCCGTGGCAGGCCTGGTGCTCAGCGCCCTGGCGCCCGTGCACCTGCTGGGCCCCACCGCCTCTGGGTGGGCCCTGTGGGGCTTCGGCAGCGAGGCCCACGTCACGCTGCTGGTGCTGTTCAACGTCTCCTCCCTGGTGACCATGTACTCCACGGCCCTGCTCAGCCTCGACTGCTACATCGAGCGGGCGCTGCCGCGCACCTACATGTCCAGCGTCTACAACACGCGACACGTGTGCGGCTTCGTCTGGGGCGGGGCCCTGCTCACCAGCTTCTCCTCCCTGCTCTTCTACGTCTGCAGCCACGTGGCCGCCAGGATCGTCGAGTGTTCCAAGATGCGGGACGCGCAGGCCGCGGACGCCATCATGGTGTTCATCGGCTACGTGGTCCCCGCCCTGGCCGTGCTCTACGCGCTCGCGCTCATCTCGAGGATCCGGAAGGCGGACACGCCGCTCGACCAGGACGCGGGGAGGCCGGACCCCTCGGTGCACAGGCTCCTGGTGGCCACCGTGTGCACGCAGTTCGGGCTCTGGACGCCTCACTACCTGACCCTCCTGGGGCACACGCTGCTGGCCTTGCGGGGGAAGCCCGTCGACAGGCACCACCTGGGGATCCTGCTCTTCGCTAAGGACGTGGCGAGATTCCTGGCCTTCTCCAGCAGCTCCGTGGTGCCGCTCCTTTACCGCTACATCAACAGAAACTTCCCCAGCAAACTCCGGCGGCTGATAAAGAAAATGCACTGCGGGCGCCAGAGCTGCTCCCCGGACCAAGCAGGGGTACAGCAGGTGATGGCGTAG
- the GPR146 gene encoding probable G-protein coupled receptor 146 isoform X3 — protein MWSCGPLNGTGGAEDQPLCQHLHLVLSVFSLLYLVAGVPVGLGYNALLVLVNLHDQSSMTMPDVYFVNMAVAGLVLSALAPVHLLGPTASGWALWGFGSEAHVTLLVLFNVSSLVTMYSTALLSLDCYIERALPRTYMSSVYNTRHVCGFVWGGALLTSFSSLLFYVCSHVAARIVECSKMRDAQAADAIMVFIGYVVPALAVLYALALISRIRKADTPLDQDAGRPDPSVHRLLVATVCTQFGLWTPHYLTLLGHTLLALRGKPVDRHHLGILLFAKDVARFLAFSSSSVVPLLYRYINRNFPSKLRRLIKKMHCGRQSCSPDQAGVQQVMA, from the coding sequence ATGTGGAGCTGTGGCCCGCTCAACGGCACGGGCGGTGCAGAGGACCAGCCGCTGTGCCAGCACCTGCATCTGGTCCTGTCCGTCTTCTCCCTGCTCTACCTGGTGGCCGGCGTCCCCGTCGGCCTGGGCTATAACGCCCTGCTCGTCCTGGTCAACCTGCACGACCAGAGCAGCATGACCATGCCCGACGTCTACTTCGTCAACATGGCCGTGGCAGGCCTGGTGCTCAGCGCCCTGGCGCCCGTGCACCTGCTGGGCCCCACCGCCTCTGGGTGGGCCCTGTGGGGCTTCGGCAGCGAGGCCCACGTCACGCTGCTGGTGCTGTTCAACGTCTCCTCCCTGGTGACCATGTACTCCACGGCCCTGCTCAGCCTCGACTGCTACATCGAGCGGGCGCTGCCGCGCACCTACATGTCCAGCGTCTACAACACGCGACACGTGTGCGGCTTCGTCTGGGGCGGGGCCCTGCTCACCAGCTTCTCCTCCCTGCTCTTCTACGTCTGCAGCCACGTGGCCGCCAGGATCGTCGAGTGTTCCAAGATGCGGGACGCGCAGGCCGCGGACGCCATCATGGTGTTCATCGGCTACGTGGTCCCCGCCCTGGCCGTGCTCTACGCGCTCGCGCTCATCTCGAGGATCCGGAAGGCGGACACGCCGCTCGACCAGGACGCGGGGAGGCCGGACCCCTCGGTGCACAGGCTCCTGGTGGCCACCGTGTGCACGCAGTTCGGGCTCTGGACGCCTCACTACCTGACCCTCCTGGGGCACACGCTGCTGGCCTTGCGGGGGAAGCCCGTCGACAGGCACCACCTGGGGATCCTGCTCTTCGCTAAGGACGTGGCGAGATTCCTGGCCTTCTCCAGCAGCTCCGTGGTGCCGCTCCTTTACCGCTACATCAACAGAAACTTCCCCAGCAAACTCCGGCGGCTGATAAAGAAAATGCACTGCGGGCGCCAGAGCTGCTCCCCGGACCAAGCAGGGGTACAGCAGGTGATGGCGTAG